One Mucilaginibacter ginkgonis genomic region harbors:
- a CDS encoding XRE family transcriptional regulator, whose amino-acid sequence MSIISSNIKFLRKKKGITQQQFADEIGIKRSLVGAYEEDRADPKYDLLKKLAIYFDVSIDSLINDTIDEKWAPAPKGNPANLRVLSITVDKEDNENIELVPMKASAGYLNGYADPEFVGTLPKFYLPMFKQGTFRAFEIKGDSMLPLQSGSIVIGEYVENWADVKPNDTYVVISKSDGVVYKRIGNKYKENKKLKLVSDNPVYEPYEINGEDLLEIWKAKAYFSTHMPEPAPEPTMESVTSMLTQMQRTISKLSNN is encoded by the coding sequence ATGTCAATTATTTCTTCAAATATTAAGTTCCTCCGGAAAAAAAAGGGGATCACACAACAGCAATTCGCCGATGAAATTGGCATAAAACGCTCTTTAGTAGGCGCTTATGAAGAAGACAGGGCAGATCCGAAATATGACCTGCTAAAAAAATTAGCTATTTATTTTGATGTTAGTATCGATTCTTTAATTAACGATACCATTGATGAGAAGTGGGCCCCTGCCCCGAAAGGCAACCCGGCAAACTTGCGGGTGTTGAGCATTACCGTAGATAAAGAGGATAATGAAAATATAGAACTAGTGCCCATGAAGGCCAGCGCCGGCTACCTTAATGGTTATGCGGACCCCGAGTTTGTAGGCACTCTGCCTAAGTTCTACCTGCCCATGTTTAAACAAGGTACCTTCCGCGCGTTTGAGATCAAAGGTGACTCGATGCTGCCATTACAATCGGGCAGTATAGTTATAGGCGAGTACGTAGAAAACTGGGCCGACGTAAAACCGAATGATACTTACGTGGTGATCTCCAAATCTGACGGCGTAGTATATAAACGTATCGGCAACAAATACAAAGAGAACAAGAAGCTTAAGCTGGTATCAGACAACCCGGTTTACGAGCCTTATGAAATTAATGGCGAAGACCTCTTGGAAATTTGGAAGGCCAAAGCTTATTTTTCTACCCACATGCCTGAACCTGCTCCCGAGCCTACCATGGAAAGCGTGACCAGCATGCTTACCCAAATGCAAAGGACTATTTCTAAGCTGAGCAACAATTAA
- a CDS encoding GIY-YIG nuclease family protein, giving the protein MKRFIYIITDRNRKNLHVGLCSDLVKTLKFYADMPTLFFDNANQLNRLVYFEEINNEDMAMERFKFLSTFTRAQKEKIIRSVNADWVDLTAGLQFEHHAMARTIRTSIMQPVRLSA; this is encoded by the coding sequence ATGAAACGCTTTATCTACATTATTACCGACAGAAACCGCAAAAATCTGCATGTTGGCCTTTGCTCTGACCTGGTTAAAACCCTGAAATTTTATGCTGATATGCCGACGCTATTTTTTGACAACGCCAATCAGCTAAACCGTTTAGTATATTTCGAAGAGATCAACAACGAGGATATGGCAATGGAGCGCTTCAAATTTTTGAGCACCTTTACCCGTGCCCAAAAAGAAAAGATCATCCGTTCTGTAAATGCAGATTGGGTTGACCTTACCGCAGGCCTGCAGTTTGAACACCATGCTATGGCGCGTACCATCCGCACATCTATTATGCAGCCTGTAAGGCTTTCGGCTTAA
- a CDS encoding GH92 family glycosyl hydrolase — protein sequence MINFWRQFVLPVLLLCCLGLQAQKKKDYTPLVNPFIGTGGHGHTYPGAVVPFGMVQLSPDTRLEGWDGASGYHYADTIVYGFSHTHLSGVGISDYCDILFMPTTGEPQFLNTQYRSGFSKKNEVATPGYYKTFLDKYGIQAELTATTRVGVHRYQYPSGTAQANIIIDLKHRDQVLDSWIEVINDHEIRGFRKSKSWADDQHVYFYAKFNKPFKTHGIALNDALQNGQKKVEGKNVKAFLQFDNPGEVIAKVSISAVSVDGALKNLDAEVPDFDFKRVQKAAKTTWINALAKIEVEGGSAATLPQPQTTDAYGYPRRRPNVAKQSPVDYAKQKQTIFYTALYHTMLAPNIYNDVDGQYRGMDGQVHKADGFDYYTVFSLWDTFRAEHPLFTLIDKKRTLDFIKSFLAMYDQGKTLPVWPLASWETFCMVGNHSIPVIVDAYSKGVTDFDAAKALEAMKATVNRNQFGLDSYLKNGVVLADDEHESVSKTLDYAYDDWCIAQMAKMLKMDNDYAEYIKRAQYWKNIYDTRSGFVNARTNGGWYAPFKPTDVNNNFTEGNAWQYTFLVPQDVEGLAAKMGGRQAFENKLDSLFTTTDKLTGRQQDDITGLIGQYAHGNEPSHHIAYLYNFSDNPYKTQLYLSKIMNRLYSNAPDGLAGNEDCGQMSAWYVMSALGFYNIAPGQQQFMIGLPQFDKAVINLENGKKFTVLNTGAGMGRDNIYLQGMNLSKHPYNKLFLNYDDIANGGEFEVFTGRLQNKLFLDELVTPTSHITDNPIVSNPVFSTSAKTFNAPFALSMSVEEGAKIYYTLDGSTPSVSSTQYVNPITIAATTTVKTIAVKNGVSSFVNAGTFYKSRSDIKLTVKNYLPGYAASGNNALIDGLHGTTNWRLGNWQGFQEHDLEAVVDLESIKSVKSVSLGTLQDTRAWIVFPKSVDFFVSDDGKNFKLVSTQATKVPIDNLEIQLQKFTAELNVKARYIKVVAHQFGPLPAWHESAGKPSYIFADEITIE from the coding sequence TTGATAAATTTTTGGAGGCAGTTTGTCCTGCCTGTTCTACTGCTATGCTGCCTGGGCTTACAGGCGCAAAAAAAGAAGGACTACACCCCTCTGGTTAACCCATTTATTGGGACGGGCGGGCACGGCCATACTTACCCGGGCGCGGTAGTACCATTTGGGATGGTGCAGTTAAGCCCCGACACACGCCTTGAAGGCTGGGACGGTGCATCTGGGTATCATTATGCTGACACTATAGTTTACGGATTTTCTCATACCCACCTCAGCGGAGTAGGCATCAGCGACTACTGTGACATCTTGTTTATGCCCACCACCGGCGAGCCACAATTTTTAAATACACAATACCGCTCCGGCTTCAGTAAAAAAAATGAGGTGGCGACGCCCGGTTACTACAAAACTTTCCTTGACAAATACGGTATCCAGGCAGAACTGACTGCTACAACCAGAGTGGGCGTACATCGCTACCAATACCCGTCCGGAACTGCGCAGGCAAATATCATCATCGACCTGAAACACCGCGACCAGGTGCTCGACTCTTGGATAGAGGTAATCAACGACCATGAGATCCGTGGTTTCCGCAAATCAAAATCATGGGCCGACGATCAGCATGTATACTTCTACGCTAAATTTAACAAGCCGTTCAAAACCCATGGCATTGCGCTGAATGACGCGTTGCAGAACGGGCAGAAAAAGGTTGAGGGTAAAAACGTGAAAGCGTTCTTACAGTTCGACAATCCCGGCGAGGTAATTGCCAAAGTGAGTATTTCAGCAGTAAGCGTTGATGGCGCCTTGAAAAATCTGGATGCCGAAGTGCCCGACTTTGATTTTAAGCGTGTTCAAAAGGCCGCTAAAACTACCTGGATAAATGCATTGGCAAAGATAGAGGTGGAGGGCGGTTCGGCCGCGACCCTGCCGCAGCCGCAAACTACAGACGCTTACGGGTATCCGCGGCGCAGGCCCAACGTTGCAAAGCAATCACCGGTTGATTATGCTAAACAAAAACAGACTATATTTTATACAGCGCTTTACCACACCATGCTGGCGCCGAATATCTACAATGATGTTGACGGGCAGTACCGCGGAATGGATGGACAGGTACATAAGGCAGATGGGTTTGATTATTACACCGTGTTTTCACTGTGGGATACGTTTAGGGCAGAACACCCGCTGTTTACGCTGATAGATAAGAAGCGTACGCTCGACTTCATCAAAAGCTTTTTGGCGATGTATGATCAGGGCAAAACCTTACCGGTTTGGCCGCTGGCTTCGTGGGAGACGTTCTGTATGGTGGGCAATCATTCGATCCCGGTTATTGTAGACGCATACAGCAAAGGCGTTACCGATTTTGACGCCGCAAAAGCGTTAGAGGCTATGAAGGCGACGGTAAACCGCAACCAGTTTGGACTGGACTCTTACCTTAAGAACGGCGTTGTACTTGCCGACGATGAACACGAGTCGGTATCCAAAACACTAGACTACGCGTATGACGACTGGTGTATTGCGCAAATGGCTAAGATGTTGAAGATGGATAATGACTATGCCGAATACATTAAACGCGCGCAGTATTGGAAGAACATATATGACACCAGGAGCGGTTTTGTAAATGCCCGCACCAACGGCGGATGGTATGCTCCTTTTAAACCGACGGATGTCAACAACAATTTCACCGAAGGCAATGCCTGGCAGTACACCTTTTTAGTGCCGCAGGATGTTGAAGGGCTTGCCGCGAAAATGGGCGGAAGGCAAGCCTTTGAAAATAAACTCGATTCGCTGTTTACAACGACGGATAAATTAACCGGCCGTCAGCAAGATGACATTACTGGACTAATAGGCCAGTACGCGCATGGTAACGAGCCCAGCCATCATATTGCTTACCTGTACAATTTCAGCGATAATCCGTATAAAACACAGCTGTACCTGAGCAAGATCATGAACCGCTTATATAGCAACGCTCCCGACGGCCTTGCCGGAAATGAAGATTGCGGGCAGATGTCGGCCTGGTATGTGATGAGCGCCTTGGGTTTTTACAACATCGCGCCCGGTCAGCAGCAATTTATGATAGGGTTGCCACAATTTGATAAAGCGGTCATCAACCTGGAGAATGGCAAGAAATTTACCGTCTTGAATACAGGCGCCGGTATGGGCCGCGACAATATCTACCTGCAAGGCATGAACCTAAGTAAGCACCCGTATAACAAGTTGTTCCTGAATTATGACGACATAGCCAACGGCGGTGAGTTTGAGGTATTTACCGGAAGGCTGCAAAACAAGTTGTTTTTAGATGAATTGGTAACGCCAACTTCGCACATTACGGATAATCCCATCGTTTCAAACCCGGTATTCAGCACTTCGGCAAAAACGTTTAACGCACCGTTCGCTCTGAGTATGAGCGTAGAAGAAGGCGCGAAAATTTACTACACTTTGGATGGCAGTACACCCTCTGTATCGTCAACGCAGTATGTGAATCCGATTACGATAGCTGCTACCACAACCGTAAAGACCATCGCCGTAAAGAACGGCGTAAGCAGTTTTGTAAACGCGGGCACCTTTTATAAAAGCCGCTCGGATATTAAACTAACAGTAAAGAATTATTTGCCCGGTTATGCGGCATCAGGCAATAACGCTTTGATAGATGGCTTACATGGCACTACCAACTGGCGTTTGGGGAATTGGCAGGGGTTCCAGGAGCATGATCTGGAAGCGGTTGTCGATCTGGAAAGTATAAAATCAGTAAAATCAGTTTCGTTAGGTACGCTTCAGGATACACGGGCCTGGATAGTTTTCCCTAAGTCGGTTGATTTTTTTGTATCAGATGACGGCAAAAACTTTAAGCTAGTATCTACGCAGGCTACCAAGGTGCCGATAGATAATCTTGAAATACAGCTGCAAAAATTTACTGCTGAACTGAATGTCAAAGCACGATACATCAAAGTTGTAGCGCACCAGTTTGGGCCGTTGCCTGCATGGCACGAGAGCGCGGGGAAGCCGTCTTACATATTTGCCGACGAGATCACTATCGAATAG
- a CDS encoding TIGR02757 family protein: MIHDIKAFLDAKADQYNRPEFIENDPIVIPHSFSGKQDIEIMGFWAAILAWGQRVTIINKCRQLIALMDGTPYDFIMNHREPDLQKLLQFKHRTFNDVDTLYFISFFRYHYERFNSLEEAFIPAPPDPLKGEANFEVNMLNIDAPPSGGRGGSRGWGVEAALNHFREYFFSLPDYPHRTKKHISSPMQKSTCKRLNMFLRWMVRDDDRGVDFGIWQKLKPADLICPCDLHVDRVARSLKLITRKQTDWQTAVELTAHLRELDPLDPVKYDFALFGLGIEEKFGFGL; this comes from the coding sequence ATGATACATGACATTAAGGCTTTCCTGGATGCTAAAGCAGATCAGTATAACCGGCCGGAGTTTATCGAGAACGACCCGATAGTTATCCCGCATTCGTTTAGCGGTAAGCAGGATATCGAGATCATGGGCTTCTGGGCCGCGATACTGGCCTGGGGGCAGCGTGTTACCATCATCAACAAATGCAGACAACTGATAGCCCTGATGGATGGCACGCCCTATGATTTCATCATGAACCACCGGGAGCCAGACCTGCAAAAGCTATTGCAGTTTAAGCACCGTACTTTTAACGATGTTGATACGCTGTATTTTATCAGTTTTTTTCGTTACCACTATGAAAGGTTCAATTCGTTAGAAGAGGCATTTATCCCAGCACCCCCCGACCCCCTGAAGGGGGAGGCAAATTTTGAGGTTAACATGTTGAATATTGATGCTCCCCCTTCAGGGGGTCGGGGGGGCTCAAGGGGTTGGGGGGTCGAAGCCGCCCTAAACCATTTCCGTGAATATTTCTTTTCCCTGCCGGACTATCCGCACCGCACCAAAAAGCATATCTCTTCGCCTATGCAAAAATCTACCTGCAAACGGCTGAATATGTTTTTGCGCTGGATGGTACGCGATGATGACCGCGGTGTAGACTTTGGTATCTGGCAAAAACTAAAACCTGCCGACCTGATCTGTCCCTGCGACCTGCATGTAGACCGGGTAGCCCGCAGCTTAAAACTCATCACCCGCAAACAAACCGACTGGCAAACCGCGGTAGAACTGACTGCACATCTGCGAGAGCTTGACCCGCTCGATCCCGTCAAATATGACTTTGCCTTATTCGGATTGGGGATAGAAGAGAAATTTGGCTTTGGGCTGTAA
- a CDS encoding G-D-S-L family lipolytic protein — MKNFKNIFLLTAGVLTIGACKPTFQTPVSTQGNADFSRYISVGNSLTAGYADNGLYLEGQQNSYPSIIAKQMASVGGGTFTQPLFTDAQANGSGYLSLTGFDANGSPITAPVTTNLAVSGVTAIPGFGNVTTYTKYSGTDFNNYGVPGIKLLHITLASYGNLNGYFERLLPGAEGTHTQTYLDFVTAKPFTFFTNWLGNNDALGYATSGGAGDVLTDKATFTALYTALITKMTASGQKGVCATIPDVTAIPFFNTVTPALILASVQKANPSVTALYVNAKSTTDNANTTYAARVATASDLITLTFPTSKIGTLVSTPAGNLPYGLTPLTPIENQYVLDANEVTIVRDYVTSYNNTIATVAASKGLAVADMYTFLNGVKANGLVVNGVSLNSNFISGGLFSLDGVHLTPRGYAVVANQFIKAINQTYNSTIPLADVSQYRSVKFP, encoded by the coding sequence ATGAAGAACTTTAAAAATATATTCTTATTAACCGCGGGCGTGCTTACCATTGGCGCCTGTAAACCAACTTTCCAGACACCGGTATCCACACAAGGCAATGCTGATTTTTCAAGATACATCTCTGTAGGCAATTCGCTCACCGCAGGCTATGCAGATAACGGCCTTTACCTGGAAGGGCAGCAAAACTCTTACCCATCCATCATTGCCAAACAAATGGCATCTGTCGGTGGCGGTACATTCACCCAGCCTTTATTTACAGACGCGCAGGCTAATGGCTCGGGCTACTTATCGCTTACAGGCTTTGATGCAAATGGCAGTCCGATCACGGCGCCGGTGACCACAAACCTGGCTGTATCGGGTGTAACAGCAATCCCCGGTTTTGGAAACGTTACCACATACACTAAATATAGCGGTACAGATTTTAATAACTACGGCGTACCGGGCATAAAGTTGCTGCACATTACGCTTGCATCTTACGGAAATCTTAATGGTTATTTCGAGCGACTACTTCCGGGTGCAGAAGGTACACATACGCAGACGTACCTCGATTTTGTTACCGCTAAACCGTTTACATTCTTTACCAACTGGTTAGGTAATAATGATGCTTTGGGTTATGCGACAAGCGGGGGTGCAGGCGATGTGCTGACCGACAAGGCCACCTTTACTGCTTTATACACTGCCCTGATCACTAAGATGACCGCGAGCGGCCAAAAAGGTGTTTGCGCTACCATTCCGGACGTTACCGCTATTCCGTTTTTCAACACGGTTACGCCTGCCCTTATCCTCGCATCGGTACAAAAAGCAAACCCATCTGTAACTGCTCTATATGTGAACGCGAAATCGACGACAGATAACGCCAACACAACTTACGCTGCACGCGTAGCCACAGCAAGCGACCTGATCACGCTTACCTTCCCAACATCTAAGATCGGCACTTTGGTAAGCACGCCTGCAGGGAATCTACCTTACGGTTTAACGCCGCTTACACCAATTGAAAACCAGTATGTGCTTGACGCGAATGAAGTTACCATCGTGCGCGATTATGTTACTTCTTATAACAACACCATCGCGACGGTTGCAGCATCTAAAGGCCTTGCCGTTGCAGATATGTACACTTTTTTAAATGGTGTGAAAGCAAACGGACTGGTGGTTAACGGGGTGAGCCTGAACTCTAACTTCATCAGCGGCGGACTGTTCTCCTTAGACGGTGTGCACCTAACGCCACGCGGTTACGCGGTTGTTGCAAACCAGTTCATCAAGGCCATCAATCAAACTTACAACTCAACCATTCCACTGGCAGACGTATCGCAATACAGGAGCGTAAAATTCCCGTAA
- a CDS encoding OmpP1/FadL family transporter → MRKLLLMLLAFAPAMVLAQGFQVNVAGQKQIGMGHTGTGLVQDGASIFFNPGAVAMLPENSIQAGISPLFFKPAFQAAGSVNVAQSADKVATPFSAYAVFGPKNSWWKAGLGVYTPFGGLVDWGNNWTGKYVLESLDLKAIYFQPTVSIRLAKWISVGGGFVYNHGTVNLTRAIPLANSTGSDGQAQLKGSGHGTGFNLGVYLKPTDKFSIGVDYRSKVSTTINNGDAIFTVPASVQANFPQPNTFTATLPLAATTSVGLGYMPTSQWTIAVDANFVQWDVYKALAFDYANNTATLQDTYSPRNYKNAFSIRGGLQYAGDAKHPNTIPKELALRIGGGYASTPVQDGYVSPEVPDANRYFLTAGLGYKATRNLTVDVSFEYEHLMTRTQTTIETQLSGTYKTNVYIPGISLTYHW, encoded by the coding sequence ATGAGAAAACTATTACTTATGCTGCTGGCATTTGCGCCGGCAATGGTGTTAGCGCAGGGTTTCCAGGTCAACGTGGCCGGCCAAAAACAAATTGGCATGGGCCATACAGGTACCGGCTTGGTGCAAGACGGCGCGTCTATCTTTTTTAACCCCGGCGCGGTAGCCATGCTGCCCGAGAATTCTATCCAGGCAGGCATCAGCCCATTATTTTTTAAACCCGCTTTCCAGGCAGCAGGCTCTGTAAACGTTGCACAAAGCGCTGATAAAGTGGCTACCCCTTTTTCAGCATACGCTGTATTCGGGCCGAAAAATTCATGGTGGAAAGCAGGCCTTGGTGTTTATACCCCATTTGGTGGTTTGGTAGATTGGGGCAACAACTGGACAGGTAAATATGTACTGGAAAGCCTTGACCTTAAAGCGATATATTTTCAGCCTACGGTTAGTATCCGCCTGGCAAAATGGATAAGCGTTGGCGGTGGTTTTGTTTACAACCATGGTACCGTGAACCTCACCCGTGCTATCCCATTGGCCAACAGCACAGGATCAGACGGGCAGGCCCAGTTAAAAGGCAGCGGCCATGGCACAGGTTTCAATTTGGGCGTTTACTTAAAACCTACTGATAAGTTCAGCATCGGTGTTGATTACCGCTCTAAAGTTTCGACCACTATCAATAACGGCGACGCGATATTTACCGTTCCGGCTTCGGTTCAGGCCAACTTCCCGCAGCCAAATACCTTTACCGCGACTTTACCCCTTGCGGCTACAACGTCTGTTGGTTTAGGCTATATGCCAACATCGCAATGGACTATCGCCGTTGATGCGAACTTTGTTCAATGGGACGTATATAAGGCATTAGCTTTTGATTATGCCAACAATACAGCGACTTTGCAAGACACTTATTCGCCGCGCAATTATAAAAACGCGTTTAGCATACGTGGTGGTTTGCAATACGCAGGTGATGCCAAACACCCTAACACCATCCCGAAAGAGTTAGCCTTACGCATTGGTGGCGGCTATGCTTCTACCCCTGTTCAGGATGGTTATGTCAGCCCCGAAGTGCCGGATGCTAACCGCTATTTCCTGACAGCAGGTTTAGGTTACAAAGCAACTCGCAACCTAACTGTTGACGTATCTTTTGAGTACGAGCATTTGATGACACGCACCCAAACAACCATCGAAACGCAGTTGTCGGGTACATACAAAACCAACGTTTACATCCCGGGCATTTCTTTAACTTATCACTGGTAA
- a CDS encoding DUF2147 domain-containing protein: MKKLFFALILFSTIFITTTAMAQADKIEGLWYNDVKSGKIEIFKGHDGKFYGKVVWLKEPLKDGKPKLDDMNSDPALRTRPRLGLQVLSGFEKDGENKYTNGTIYDPLNGKTYSCKITYKGKTLDIRGYIGISLFGRTTVWSRAES; this comes from the coding sequence ATGAAAAAATTATTTTTTGCGCTGATATTGTTCAGCACTATTTTTATTACAACTACAGCGATGGCCCAGGCCGATAAGATCGAAGGCTTATGGTACAACGACGTTAAGAGCGGTAAGATAGAAATATTTAAAGGCCACGACGGCAAGTTTTACGGAAAGGTGGTTTGGCTTAAAGAACCGCTTAAAGATGGCAAGCCAAAATTAGATGATATGAACAGCGACCCAGCATTGCGCACCCGCCCGCGTTTAGGATTACAGGTATTGTCAGGATTTGAAAAAGACGGTGAAAATAAATACACCAACGGAACAATCTATGATCCGCTTAATGGTAAGACCTATAGCTGCAAAATAACTTATAAAGGCAAAACGCTTGATATACGCGGGTACATTGGTATATCGCTATTCGGGCGTACAACGGTATGGTCAAGAGCAGAATCTTAA
- the msrA gene encoding peptide-methionine (S)-S-oxide reductase MsrA produces the protein MNTEKAILAGGCFWGVEELVRQQPGVISTVVGYTGGDVPNATYRNHGTHAEGIEIVFDPEKLSYRKLLEYFFMIHDPTTRNRQGNDLGTSYRSAIFYLTDEQKATAEALIQEMETSGKWPGKIVTEVVPAGDFWNAEEEHQDYLQKHPYGYTCHYERPEWTLS, from the coding sequence ATGAATACAGAAAAGGCAATTTTGGCCGGAGGCTGCTTTTGGGGAGTAGAAGAATTGGTTAGACAGCAACCCGGCGTAATATCAACAGTAGTTGGTTACACAGGCGGCGATGTTCCAAACGCTACCTATCGCAACCACGGCACACACGCCGAAGGCATAGAGATCGTTTTTGACCCCGAGAAACTATCATACCGTAAGTTGTTGGAATACTTCTTTATGATACATGACCCAACAACACGCAACCGCCAGGGAAATGACCTGGGCACTTCTTACCGCTCGGCTATATTTTATCTAACAGATGAACAAAAGGCCACTGCCGAAGCGCTGATACAGGAGATGGAAACATCGGGTAAATGGCCCGGTAAAATAGTTACCGAAGTTGTGCCTGCCGGCGATTTCTGGAACGCCGAAGAAGAGCACCAGGACTACCTGCAAAAACACCCTTACGGGTATACCTGCCACTACGAACGCCCGGAGTGGACGTTAAGCTAG
- a CDS encoding OmpA family protein, with amino-acid sequence MKKYLLILLMGLIACSASAQYENNVKQLADKAFATGKYYEAAYYYKKLADGLKITGMGEIPYEGSNKSKPNKKNAGERLYVMFRLAESYRLYQNFLEAEGWYLKLLNQPDNSAYPLARLWYGVCLRANQHFEEAIKQLQMFDSAYTGDKQYSNLAKHEIANCRFALEQMQFPGLYLPAKLKSQFNSDGSNYALTAYGDQYLFTSSRSVGNDKRHLNKVYTVARAEGSQPAILPLTIDDGKKNVELGTPSLNGAGNRLYFTRWYTEGNKTHHIIYISEKNGSSWSTRRPLNKNVNADGFDAIQPFATADGKKIFYASNKPGGHGGYDIWMSELDPSGNSINSFNLGSVINTEADEQAPFMSGNKLIYSSKGFTGLGGFDLFETYSQNGKWQTPLNMGSPVNSAKDDLYYFPNPADARKFFISSDRESDCCLDLFTVADQSFSVAGNVVDCETGKPITGVKVSLKDSLTKNVISVMSLEKVSSYTFKIRVKRPMVISFEKPGYFAGTFPVLANGTDTLRKLDACMQSFVVGKPIALKNILFDFGHADLRPESEKELNHLVGIMKDNPALKVELSAHTDSIGSDAYNLKLSQDRAQSCVNYITSKGIDESRIFARGYGRSRPVAPNSLPNGADNPEGRQKNRRLEFTALKENR; translated from the coding sequence ATGAAAAAATACCTACTTATCTTATTGATGGGCCTCATCGCCTGTTCGGCGTCGGCCCAGTATGAAAATAATGTAAAACAGCTGGCAGATAAAGCTTTTGCCACGGGCAAATATTATGAGGCTGCCTATTATTACAAAAAATTAGCCGACGGCCTTAAGATCACCGGCATGGGCGAGATTCCTTATGAAGGCTCGAACAAGTCGAAGCCAAACAAAAAAAATGCCGGGGAGCGGTTGTATGTAATGTTCCGGCTGGCAGAGTCATACCGGCTTTATCAAAACTTCCTTGAGGCAGAGGGCTGGTACCTGAAACTGCTAAATCAGCCTGACAATAGTGCTTACCCATTGGCAAGGTTGTGGTATGGCGTGTGCCTTCGTGCCAACCAGCATTTCGAGGAAGCGATAAAGCAATTACAAATGTTTGATAGCGCTTACACCGGCGATAAGCAGTACAGCAACCTGGCGAAACACGAAATTGCTAATTGCCGTTTTGCATTGGAGCAAATGCAGTTTCCGGGCTTGTATTTGCCTGCTAAACTTAAGAGCCAGTTCAACAGCGATGGTTCTAACTATGCTTTAACCGCCTATGGCGATCAGTATTTATTTACTTCTTCAAGATCGGTTGGCAATGATAAGCGGCATTTAAATAAAGTATACACCGTTGCGCGCGCCGAAGGATCGCAGCCTGCAATTTTGCCACTTACTATTGATGATGGTAAAAAGAACGTTGAGTTGGGTACGCCATCATTAAACGGTGCCGGCAACCGCTTGTACTTTACGCGCTGGTATACCGAAGGGAACAAAACGCACCACATTATTTACATAAGCGAAAAGAATGGCAGCAGTTGGAGTACCCGTCGCCCATTAAATAAAAACGTTAATGCCGATGGCTTTGACGCTATACAACCTTTCGCTACCGCTGATGGCAAAAAGATTTTCTACGCAAGCAATAAACCGGGCGGTCATGGCGGATATGATATCTGGATGAGTGAGCTGGACCCCTCGGGCAATTCCATAAACTCTTTCAATCTTGGAAGCGTGATAAATACCGAAGCCGACGAGCAGGCGCCTTTTATGAGTGGCAACAAGCTTATTTATAGCTCAAAAGGTTTTACAGGCTTAGGCGGGTTCGATCTCTTTGAAACTTACAGCCAAAACGGTAAATGGCAGACGCCGTTGAATATGGGATCGCCTGTTAATTCTGCTAAAGACGACCTCTATTATTTTCCTAACCCCGCGGATGCGAGAAAATTCTTTATCAGTTCGGACAGGGAATCTGATTGCTGCCTGGACTTGTTTACCGTTGCAGATCAGAGTTTCTCCGTGGCCGGAAACGTGGTGGACTGCGAGACAGGGAAACCCATTACCGGCGTGAAAGTATCGCTAAAAGATTCGCTGACGAAAAATGTGATCAGTGTGATGAGCCTCGAAAAAGTTAGCAGCTATACATTTAAGATCCGCGTTAAGCGGCCAATGGTTATTAGCTTTGAGAAGCCCGGCTATTTCGCGGGGACATTCCCGGTTCTGGCCAATGGCACAGACACCCTGCGCAAGCTGGATGCCTGCATGCAAAGCTTTGTGGTAGGCAAACCTATCGCGTTAAAGAACATTTTGTTTGATTTCGGCCACGCGGATCTGCGGCCCGAGTCTGAGAAAGAGCTTAACCATTTGGTCGGCATTATGAAAGACAACCCGGCTTTAAAAGTTGAATTGAGCGCACACACAGATTCTATTGGCAGCGACGCCTACAATTTGAAGTTGTCGCAAGACCGCGCGCAAAGCTGTGTAAACTATATCACATCAAAAGGGATAGACGAGTCGCGGATCTTCGCCCGTGGTTATGGCCGCAGTCGCCCTGTCGCGCCTAACAGTTTGCCGAATGGCGCAGATAATCCTGAAGGACGGCAAAAGAACCGCAGGTTAGAGTTTACAGCGTTGAAAGAAAATCGATGA